The nucleotide window TTCTATAGATCGAAAGAGTATTGAATGTAAGGCAGTTTCTTGTTTTACTTCCAAAAATAGTTTTTCATAAGAAATAGTTTCCGGATGTTGTTTGAGGCTTTTTAGCAGGAAGTAAGTAAAAAGTCCGTGTTTAGCTTCTGGATAGGGGAGTGAAATTTGGCTGGGGCTGCAAGCGGCAAATAATACGGAGTTTCCGGAAAGTTGTAACGGTTTGGGTAAGATTTTAATACCTCTTGCTGCTAATGGGGAAGCATTACGTGCGCCTCCGGCAAAACAAGCATCTATAAATGCAGTGAAACGTTTATGTGGATTTTGGGTTAGTTTTTCTAATACCAATGACACCCGAAAACGCTCATCTGGCTGGTTTGCAGGAACATCAACCGGTAATAAATATGATTCTTTGGTTTCTATATGTGGAACTCCGTGCCCTGCATAGTAAAAATAAATTTCGGCTTTGCCATCGCTTTGGGCTAAAATTCGTTGTGTTTTTTCTATTGCCTGCTGCATCTGGGTGGCTGTTCCATCTAAAACAAAAATGATATTTTGTGCAGGGACACCAAGCCTTTTTTCGGCATATTGTCTAAAAATAACGGCATCTTGTTGGGCATAAAGCACATCCATTTCCGGAGCTAATTGCGGCTGCGCACTGGCATAAGATTCATTACCAATGACTAACGCAAATTTATTAATATCTTTTTTTCCTGTTTCAGGAATATCTACATCTACATTAACTGTTACGGACGGGCTGGGTAATTGTGGGTCAAATGGATAGGGTACAATTCCGAGATAAGATATATCCCAAAGTCGTATGGTTTTATCTGCTGAGGCTGTGGCTAATAGTGTTGCATCGGGGCTAAAAACAGCCTGCCATAAAGAGCCGCTATGACCGGTTAAGGTTGCCACGATGGAGCCACGTTGGGTATTGCACAGCGTTACGACCGGATTTCGAGAGCATATTGCCACAACCTGCCCATCAGGGCTGAATGAAACATGACGCACAATATCACTTTGTTTGGGAAAAGTGCGTAATAACGCTCCGGATCTTACGTCCCAGAGATAAGTGTTTCCGTCAAGCCCGCCGGTAAGTACAAAATTTCC belongs to Bacteroidia bacterium and includes:
- a CDS encoding caspase family protein is translated as MNVVKSLLFLFLFGIGSFTFGQKFKVLRGHKSDVNSVCFSKDGRYLFSGSSDRQIFVWDIQAMDTVRVLSGHTASVNSLSLSPDGDLLLSGSSDRTVKVWNWQTGSCLYTFEGFKDAVEEVCFSPKGNTVAACSRDNSIQIWTFPEKWQEEFRKHRNSVYSLCFSPDGKYLATAGADNTWRLLEPDAGVEKMSVKGHYNTIRSIQFSPNGNFVLTGGLDGNTYLWDVRSGALLRTFPKQSDIVRHVSFSPDGQVVAICSRNPVVTLCNTQRGSIVATLTGHSGSLWQAVFSPDATLLATASADKTIRLWDISYLGIVPYPFDPQLPSPSVTVNVDVDIPETGKKDINKFALVIGNESYASAQPQLAPEMDVLYAQQDAVIFRQYAEKRLGVPAQNIIFVLDGTATQMQQAIEKTQRILAQSDGKAEIYFYYAGHGVPHIETKESYLLPVDVPANQPDERFRVSLVLEKLTQNPHKRFTAFIDACFAGGARNASPLAARGIKILPKPLQLSGNSVLFAACSPSQISLPYPEAKHGLFTYFLLKSLKQHPETISYEKLFLEVKQETALHSILFRSIEQEPTAISSKVAEEAWKNWEFE